Proteins encoded by one window of Rhodamnia argentea isolate NSW1041297 chromosome 6, ASM2092103v1, whole genome shotgun sequence:
- the LOC125315471 gene encoding uncharacterized protein LOC125315471: protein MLARGLSGLGGILVAGDSSYLLITEFISSTVKKFFLTRPSAKMTRTLLKATGTSTIGRTPGGEFTLTERERPFQHRALRINANGTVLAKSSIGGPYNNSTVVTGVQISGLFACIGSLYANFMVKSWALLKVKTPV, encoded by the coding sequence ATGTTGGCAAGGGGACTTTCGGGTCTCGGCGGCATTCTTGTGGCTGGTGATAGTTCCTACCTCCTCATCACCGAGTTTATCAGCAGCACCGTCAAGAAGTTCTTCCTAACTCGCCCGAGCGCCAAAATGACTCGGACCTTGTTAAAGGCCACGGGCACAAGCACTATCGGGAGAACCCCGGGCGGAGAGTTTACACTTACGGAGAGGGAAAGGCCTTTCCAACATAGAGCACTAAGGATCAACGCAAACGGGACGGTTCTAGCGAAGTCGTCCATCGGCGGCCCTTACAACAATAGTACCGTTGTCACCGGAGTTCAAATCTCCGGTCTGTTTGCTTGCATTGGGTCTCTGTATGCAAACTTCATGGTGAAGTCCTGGGCTCTTCTAAAAGTTAAAACGCCCGTGTAA